In Nocardioides daphniae, the DNA window GCCGTCTCGCTGACGCTGCCCGAGGTCACCGAGCGGATCGCCGCCTGGCCCGACGTCGTGGTCGCCAACCACAACGCCCCCCGGCAGGTCGTCGTCTCCGGCCCGACCTCGTCGGTGCGCGCGTGCGTCGAGGCGCTGGAGGCCGACGGCGTACGCGCCACCCTGATCCCGGTCGCGTGCGCCTTCCACTCGCCGCTGGTCGCCGAGGCGTCGACGATCCTGGCCGAGCGCCTGGCCGAGGTCGAGGTCTCCGCCCCTGCCTTCCCGGTCTGGTCGAACAGCACCGCCGAGCCGTACCCGAGCGACCCCGCCGCCGTCCGCGCGCTGCTCGCCGACCAGGTCGCCGAGGGCGTCCGTTTCGTCGACCAGGTCGAGTCGATGTACGCCGCCGGCGTCCGCACCTTCGTCGAGGCCGGCCCCGGCCGCGTCCTGTCGGGCCAGGTCGCGAAGATCCTGGGCGACCGCTCGCACACCGTGGTCGCCACCGAGGTGCCCGGTGAGCCCGGCGTACGACGCTTCCTCGAGGCCGTCGCCCAGCTCGCGCTGCTGGGCGTCGAGGTCGACGAGTCCAGCCTCTTCGCCGGTCGCGCCGACGCCGTCGACCTGCGTACGTGGCCGCTCAAGGCCCCCGGCTGGACCATCGACGGCGCCTTCGTACGTCGCGCCGACGGCACCGTGCTGCCCAACAGCTTTCAGCCCGCCGGGACCATGCCGGCGCTGGCGGCCGCCGCTCCCGCGCCGGTCGCGGACCCCGTCCTCACCAGCAGTGCCGTCGCCAGCGACGAGGAAGGACTCCACATGACTGCCTACGACGCGGACACGTCCGGCCACGCCATGGACGCCCCCACCTTCGCCGGGTCCGGTGCCGACGCCGTGGTCCACGAGTACCTGCGCTCGATGCGCCAGGTCGTGGCCGCCGAGCGCGACGTGCTGCTGCGCTACCTGGGCGCGCCCGCTGCTGCGCCCGTCGCCGCGCCCGTTGTCGCCGCCCCCGCAAGGCAGCGTCATCACGAGGGGTCGGCCCAGCAGCCGCTCGTGATGACGTCCGCAGAGCCGACTCCGCAACGTGATCACGAGCGGTCGGCCCAGCAGCCGCTCGCGATGACGCCCGCCGCCCCGATCGTGCCCGTCGCCCCTGCCGCAGCCCCGGCCCTCGACTACATGGCCGAGGTCCAGGCCGTCGTCTCCGAGCGCACCGGCTACCCCGTCGACATGCTCGAGCCCGACCTCGACCTCGAGGCCGACCTCTCCATCGACTCCATCAAGCGCATCGAGATCGTCGGCGAGCTCGCCGAGCGCATCGGCCTCGGCACCGGCGGCACCCTCGCCGACGACGTCGTCGAGGAGCTCTCCCGCCACAAGACCCTGCGGGCGATCGTCGACTGGGTCACCGCCCAGGTCGGCGCGCCGGCCACCCTGCCCCGGCAGCCGAGGCACCTGCCGCGGTCTCGGCCGCCGGGGCACCCGCCGCCGCAGCTCCCCCCGCCGTGCTCGCCGTCGACCTGATGGTGGCCGTGCAGGAGGTCGTCTCCGAGCGCACCGGCTACCCCATCGACATGCTCGAGCCCGACCTCGACCTCGAGGCCGACCTCTCCATCGACTCCATCAAGCGCATCGAGATCGTCGGCGAGCTCGCCGAACGCATCGGCCTCGGCACCGGCGGCACCCTCGCCGACGACGTCGTCGAGGAGCTCTCCCGCCACAAGACCCTGCGGGCGATCGTCGACTGGATCGAGGCGCAGTCCGGTACGAGCGCCCCCGCGGCCCCGGCTCCTGTCGCGCCCCCCGCTGCCACCGCCCCGTCGACTCCCACCCAGGCAACTGCCCCCGCCGAGGAGCTGGTCCTGCCCACGGCCCTCTTCGAGGTCGTCGTCGAGCCGCTCGGCCCGACCATGGCCCTGGGCGACCTGTCCGGCGCGACCGTCGCCCTGGTCGAGGGCCACGCCACCCTCACCGACGAGGTCGAGTCGACACTCTCCGACCGCGGCGCCCAGGTGGTCCGCGTACGCCACACCGACGCGCACGAGCACCAGGAGCTGCTCGCCCAGGTCGACGTCCTGCTCGACCTGGGCGCCACCGCAGGTGACCCCCGCGTCGACGCCCGCACCGTCTTCGGCACGGTCCAGCCGGCCCTCCTGGGCCGGGCCGGCCGGATCCTCGCCGTCGGCGTCGCCCTCCACGCCGACCCCGAGCGGGTCGACGCGAGCGGCACCCCGACGGGCCTGCCGGGGATGTTCCGCTCCCTGGCCCGCGAGTACGCCGACCGGGTGCTGCGCTCGGTCGAGATCGACGCCGACGACCTCGTCGGTGACCTCGCCCCGCTGGCCGCTGCCGTGGTCGACGAGCTGCTCGACGTGGACGCCCCCGCGGCGCTGTCGTGGGCCGGCGGCCTGCGCACCACCCGGGTCGCGGGCGAGGTCCGTCGCCTCGAGGAGCAGGTCGCAGCGCTCGACCTGACCCCGGAGTCGGTCGTCGTGCTCACCGGCGGAGCCCGCGGCATCACCGCCCGGATCGCCGAGGGAGTGGCCCGCGCGGCCCGGTGCCGTCTGGTCCTGGTCGGCCGCTCGCCCTACCCGACCGAGGCCGAGGACCCGCGCCTCGCCGACGCCCGTACGCTGCCCGAGCTGCGCCGCCGCCTCCTCGACCTCGGCGAGGTGCGCACGCCGGCCGAGGTCGAGCGCGCCTGCTCCGAGGTGCTCGCCTCCCGCGAGGTGATCGGCACGCTGGAGCGGCTGCGTGAGCTCGGCGCCGACGCCGAGTACGTCGCCATGGACGTCCGCTCCCCCGGGTTCGGTGCGCTGCTCGACGCGCTGCACGCGACCTTCGGCCGTCTCGACGGCGTCATCCACGGCGCCGGCGTGCTCGACGACCGCTTGGTCCGCGACAAGACCGCCGACGGCTTCGACCGGGTCTTCGGCACCAAGGTCGACTCCGCCCGGGCGATCCTCGAGCGCCAGCACCTGGGCATCCGCTTCGTCGTGCTTTTCGGCTCGATCAGCGGCGTCTTCGGCAACAAGGGGCAGGTCGACTACGCGGCCGCCAACGACGCCCTCGACACGCTCGCCCACGCCCACGACGGCCGCCACGGCTGCCGCGTCCTGTCGCTGGACTGGGGCCCGTGGGCCGGTGGCGGCATGGTGTCGCCCGAGCTCGAGCGGGAGTACGCACGGCGCGGCATCGGCATGCTGCCGCCCGCCGACGGCGTACGAGCGCTGCTGCAGGAGGTCGCCCGCCCCGGCGGCGCCTCGCAGGTCGTGGTGATGGCCGGCAGCCCCGACGCCTTCGCGCCCGCTCCGCCGGCCCGCCCGGCCGGTGCTGGGGCCCGGATCCGCCAGGGGACGCTCGCCCCATGACCCGCCGCCGCACCCTCGACCAGGGCCCCCGCCCCGACGACGTCGCCATCGTGGGCGTCGCCGGGGTGTTCCCGGGCGCCGGCGACGCGGCCACCTTCTGGCGCAACGTCGTCGACGGGGTCGACTCGATCACCGACGCCCCCGCCAGTCGCTGGGACCCGGTCTTCTTCGACGCCGACGCCAAGTCGGCGGACCGCTTCTACACCCGGCGCGGGGGCTTCGTCGACGACGTCGCGACCTTCGACCCGCTGGCCTTCGGAATCATGCCGGTGGCCATGGAGGGCTGTGAGCCCGACCAGCTGCTCGCCCTCGGCGCCGCGGCGGCCTGCCTGGCCGACGCCGGCGACGTCCACGAGGACGTCGACCCGAGCAAGGTGGCGGTGCTGATCGGTCGCGGTGGCTACCTGGGTGACGGGATCGCCCGCCTCGACCAGCGCGTACGCACGGCGCAGCAGGTCGTCGAGGTGCTGCGCAGCGTGGTCCCCGGCATCACCGAGGCGCAGCTCGACCGGGTGAAGTCGCAGTTCCAGGACTCCCTGGGCCCGGAGCGTCCCGAGGGCGCGATCGGCCTGGTGCCCAACCTGGCGGCCTCGCGGATCGCCAACCGCTTTGACTTCCAGGGGCCGGCCTACACGGTCGACGCCGCGTGCGCGAGCTCGCTGATCGCCGTCGAGCAGGCCGTCGACCTGCTGCGCTCGGGCCGCAGCGACCTGGTGCTGGCCGGCGGCGTGCACCACTGCCACGACCTGACGTTGTGGAGCGTCTTCTCCCAGTTGCGCGCGCTGTCGCCCAGCGGCGGGATCCGCCCCTTCTCCGACGCCGCCGACGGTGTGCTGATCGGGGAGGGCACCGGCCTGATGGCGCTGCGTCGCCTGGCCGACGCCGAGCGCGACGGCGACCGGGTCTACGCGGTGATCCGCGGCACCGGCGTGGCCAGCGACGGGCGCGGCTCCTCGCCGATGAGCCCGCGCCTCGAGGGGCAGGTCCAGGCCGTCACCGCTGCCTGGCAGGCGGCCGGGCTCGACCCGCGCGACGTCGGGCTGGTCGAGGCCCACGGCACCGCGACCCCGCTCGGCGACCGCACCGAGCTCGCCACCCTGCGCAGTTTCTTCGGGGCGTACGACCCCGCCTCCGGCCCCCGCGCGGTGCTCGGGTCGGTGAAGTCCAACATCGGTCATGCCATGCCGGCCGCCGGCGCCGCCGGGATGATCAAGGCAGCGCTCGCGCTGCACCACCGCGTGCTCCCCCCGACCCTGCACGCCGAGGAGCCGCACGCCGACGTGGAGTCGACGCGCTTCCGGCTGCTGTCCCAGGCCGAGCCGTGGGAGGGCGACGGCGAACGGCTGGCCGGCGTCAACGCCTTCGGCTTCGGCGGGATCAACGCCCACGTGGTGCTCTCGGAGGCCCCGGGACGCGATCACGAGGGTGGCCCGGGGGCGACGCTGACGACGGCGTCCGGCGAGCGGCCCGCGCCCGCCCCGACCGCCGACGAGGAGATCATCCTGCTCGCCGGCACCGACGCGATCGACCTGCTGCGCCAGCTCGACGAGCTCACCGCCAGCGGGCGCACCGCGACCACCGTCGTACCGCCCGCCGACGCCGGCCCCGCCCGCCTGGCCGTCGTCAACCCCGACGAGCGCCGCCTCACCCTCGC includes these proteins:
- a CDS encoding KR domain-containing protein, whose translation is MLAVDLMVAVQEVVSERTGYPIDMLEPDLDLEADLSIDSIKRIEIVGELAERIGLGTGGTLADDVVEELSRHKTLRAIVDWIEAQSGTSAPAAPAPVAPPAATAPSTPTQATAPAEELVLPTALFEVVVEPLGPTMALGDLSGATVALVEGHATLTDEVESTLSDRGAQVVRVRHTDAHEHQELLAQVDVLLDLGATAGDPRVDARTVFGTVQPALLGRAGRILAVGVALHADPERVDASGTPTGLPGMFRSLAREYADRVLRSVEIDADDLVGDLAPLAAAVVDELLDVDAPAALSWAGGLRTTRVAGEVRRLEEQVAALDLTPESVVVLTGGARGITARIAEGVARAARCRLVLVGRSPYPTEAEDPRLADARTLPELRRRLLDLGEVRTPAEVERACSEVLASREVIGTLERLRELGADAEYVAMDVRSPGFGALLDALHATFGRLDGVIHGAGVLDDRLVRDKTADGFDRVFGTKVDSARAILERQHLGIRFVVLFGSISGVFGNKGQVDYAAANDALDTLAHAHDGRHGCRVLSLDWGPWAGGGMVSPELEREYARRGIGMLPPADGVRALLQEVARPGGASQVVVMAGSPDAFAPAPPARPAGAGARIRQGTLAP